CTGGTGGAGAGAACCATCAAAGAGGTGCTCCCAGCTGTCCACCGCAACAAGGAAGGGCTCGAAGAGGTCGTCAGGAAGCTGTACGAGACGTTGGAGAAGAAGAAGAAAGATATGACGGAGTTTGAAGGTAAGTATAAGATCAGGCTTAGGAAACAGGACGAGTCCAAGGAAGAAGGTAGTAATAAAAAGGAAGGTAATGCTCAAGGTGTTCTCGTTGGAGCTGCTGTTAGTGCGAGCCAGTAAACACTCTTTCTTCTGTCGTTTTGCTTGCATCTTTTTTTGCTGGTGATGGTGTTACAATATCAGTAGATTGGAGGACGAAAACATTATCTTTATATTCAACATGAGAGTCTTACATCTTTTGCATCTTTTAACATTATCTTTATACTAAACAAGAAGAAAATAAAACTTAGACGATTGATTCCACATCATAAGTTCGATAGCTTGCAGGATTTGTTTTATATATCCCCTTTAGCGTTAAGCCTAGCTGCGGCGGTAACAGAATCCGCCACACCACCTGGATAAGTAGACAGATTAGGGTTGTTCCTCAGCTCGGCGCTCACCACACCCTCTGCGTCCTGCTTTGTCACGGCTTTATCCTCCTGTAACTTCCCCGCTGCACCCTAGAATCCGGTTCAAAAACATTTAGATGGAAAACAAAGTAAGACGCTGAAAAATGTGTTTGAAATTTGGGATTAACCGCTAAGACATCAGCGAGCTTGATTTTATTCTCGTCAAACTCTATAGGAGCGTTGTAATCAGCTGCGGACTGAGCTGAAGCGGCTACTCCACCAGGAGCGATGACGTTGTTGCTAGAAGCTCTAACTTCCGCCGCTTGAATCGCTGCTGCGTCGCTCTGATCCACTGGCTTCTTTCCAGCGGTGTGTACAGTTGCCTCCAACGCTTGCCCTATTGTTATCTTACTTTGCACACTCACCCCCGTTGCCGCTGTCGCCACTGGCCTAGGTTCAACATATTGTCCAACGTCCTACACCATAAACAATCTTCATCGTTACAAAAAAAAAAGATGATTATATTGGGGAAATAAAATTATGTTGGAAATGACTTGTAACCTGTACACCGATGGTTTCTTTAGTGACGCGTGCACCGGCGACGTCGGTTTGCTCCACAGAGACGCCTCGGTCCGGGTCGAGGTAGGTTGCGACACCTGGTTCGACGAAGCCAGCGCGTCTGTTGGCAGTGGCTGCAGACTGCATAGTGGCGGCTATACCGCCTTTTTGAGTGTGTCCCAAGACACTTGTCTCCTTTGCTTGCATCATCCTAGCATCCTCAGGCGCTATGGGCCTATCGGCGAGTTCGCCGGATACCTCAAAAACGTCGCCGTATTTGACCGGCTCTTGTGGCCTCTTTGGTTGCTCTTGTTGGCTCATATCTCTGTGTTATGGACTGTAGTGTGTGGAGAGATCGAAGTATAAAGAGAGGGACAAGGAGTGTGGGACCAACGTTGTGAGATTATGACAGTTGTCAGTGAGAGTGACAGTGACACACGTGGTAGTTTCTAAGTTTAGAGCACGATGAGAAAGCTCGAAGAATGCGACCGACTGAGATGGATCTAATTTTATCCATTTATAAATTGGGTTGCTGTTCTCATGAGTTTTGCCAAGTGTGCCGTGGCAGCACAGGACATGTTTTAAGTTAAAGACAAGAAAAAAAAAAAAATATATATATATATATATATATAAACTTTGGTTGCTGTTCTCATGAGTTTTGCGATGGGTCGTGCTTCAGGTGGCCGTGAAGAATCAGTGGGGAGGCCACGATTCTCTCAAAAATCTCGAGAACTTGCTCATCTTCTTTTTCATCTCGTCTCTCAGTCAAATGGTTCGGTTTGCCTTGATTTCCCTTGAGAACTTCTTTAGGATCCGGAGAAACTAATATGATATCAGTTAATGTTACATAGTAGTGATCACGGTGGAGGAGATCTTCTACATGAAAGCTTGCCTCTTTCTTTCAACACATAGATTGAAGATGGCAGCATGGAAGAGGCACTAGTTCATATTCACTATATATGAAATATAGATGGGTTTCTTGTAACCTAAGCTTTGATAATTGGGTAATTTGTTAGGTAGCTGAACGTTTGATGATTGTCCACGAAGAACATTTGCGTGTTTTACCAAAAAGAAAAACATTGTTTGTGTGCTAGTCATTTTCATTTGTCTTTTTCTAAAGAAATGGTATCCATGTACTTGTACCAAGTGCTAACCCACACTGACCCATATTCAGTAAAAAGTGTTTTTATTTTATTTTCAGTGAAGCTTTAAAGTTATTTTTGTTATGAACATGTCAAAATTTTCGGCACCGAATTTGACATCTTACGTAAATATAAATCATGTGGAACCTACTATTACTATGCATGCACAGTAACTTTACTTTTTCATTTCTATATAAATGGTTTGTAACACATCATCTCTTCTCCTTCTAATAACACATTCTCTCTTATTATCAGTGTTATCTTCTCTCTACGGGTATAAAATTTAGTCTTATTTAAATTCCTGCGATACCATAAAATTCCGGTTTTTTTTATAACACGTTATCAGCACAATCGTTCTTCAATTTGAAATACAAATGGCAAACATCGAGAAACTCCAGTTCCCGGCCCTGAAAATAACTAGCGAAAATTACGTCGGATAGGTCACAAACGTGAAACCATATCTGGTGATGAAAAAGATAACCGAAACAATTGTAATCGGTAACAAATCACCACCCGAACATATAGCCGAAGCGATAATTTTCCTGAAGAAACATTTAGATGAAAATCTAACGCACGACTATGCAAGCATATAAGACCCAGCTGAATTGTGGCAAGCTTTAAAAGAAAGGTTTGATAACCAGATACAAGTCAACCTCCCTTACGCTCTAGAAGAGTGGAAAAATCTGAGGTTCCAAGATTTTCAAAAGGTTGAGGATTACAATTCCGCTGTCCTGGTGATAGTTTCACTCCTGAAATATTGTGGTAATCCTATCTCTGAGGCATAAATGATGAATAAAACATACAACACTTTTCACAAACAGCTTCACTTCTTGCCCTAAATTTACAGAAAATGCAGGTACACGAGATTTTCTGAATTGATGGTTG
The DNA window shown above is from Brassica oleracea var. oleracea cultivar TO1000 chromosome C3, BOL, whole genome shotgun sequence and carries:
- the LOC106335926 gene encoding probable prefoldin subunit 2; its protein translation is MASLREPPNEQAILNIYESMRSELSQIYSNLTDLEMQVSEHSLVVNAIQPLDQSRKCFRMIGGVLVERTIKEVLPAVHRNKEGLEEVVRKLYETLEKKKKDMTEFEGKYKIRLRKQDESKEEGSNKKEGNAQGVLVGAAVSASQ
- the LOC106335925 gene encoding late embryogenesis abundant protein D-34-like gives rise to the protein MSQQEQPKRPQEPVKYGDVFEVSGELADRPIAPEDARMMQAKETSVLGHTQKGGIAATMQSAATANRRAGFVEPGVATYLDPDRGVSVEQTDVAGARVTKETIGVQDVGQYVEPRPVATAATGVSVQSKITIGQALEATVHTAGKKPVDQSDAAAIQAAEVRASSNNVIAPGGVAASAQSAADYNAPIEFDENKIKLADVLAGAAGKLQEDKAVTKQDAEGVVSAELRNNPNLSTYPGGVADSVTAAARLNAKGDI